The genomic segment CGCGAAGCGGGGGGGAGCGGGACGAATCATCGCAACCGAGCACGTCCGGTCCGAGGGGTGCGGGCTTCGCGACCGGCTCGCCAAGCGACTTCTGGTCCGTCACGACGACCGGATCGTGGCGGTCTCCGACGCCGTCCGGCGGAGCCTGATTCGTTACTGGCGGGTTCCCGCGAAACGGATCACGGTGATCCCGAACGGGATCGACACCGCGCGCTTCCGCGGCGCGCTCCCCCTGGAGCCGGATCCTTTTCCGCCGGGCACGACCCACCGGATCGGATCGATCGGCCGCCTGGAAAGGCAGAAGGGTTTCGACGTGCTCCTCGAAGCGATGACGCGGATCCGCGCCGCGCTCCCCGGGGCGGTGCTGGTCATCGCCGGAGAGGGGAGCCGGCGCGCCGATCTGGAAGAACGGGCGGCCGGGCTCGGTCTCGGAGGCGCCGCCCTTTTCCCCGGCGCGATTCCGGACGCGGCTCCTTTCCTCGCCCGTCTCGATCTTTTCGTCCTCCCCTCGCGATGGGAAGGGCTCCCCCTCACGATCCTCGAGGCGATGGCCGCGGGAACGCCGATCGCGGCCACCGCCGTCGACGGGACCGCCGAGGCGGCGCGGGACGGGAGGGAGGCGTCTCTTGTTCCCCCCGAGGATCCGGAGCGTCTCGCGGCGGCCTGCGTCGACGCCCTCCGGGACCGGGCGGGGGCGCTGCGGCGCGCCGAGGCGGCGCGGATTCGCGTGGAGGAGCGGCACTCCCTCGCGGGGATGGTCGACCGTTACCGGGAGGCGTACGGCTGGTGAAAAGAATCCTCGGGCTTTCGTCGATCCCCCCCGAACCGGCGCTCGGCGCCGGCGGCGAGAGGATACGGGAAATCTACCGCCACCTGCCGGGAGGGGAATACGACGGGACCCTCCTCGCCCTCACCGGGATACGCGACGGAGGAGGGGAGGAGAGGATCGGCCCTCTTCGGATCGCCCGCGTCCCCTCTCCGACGCAAACGCTTTTCTACTATCTGGAGAGGGCGCGGGTCGCTCCCTTCTTTCGTGTCGCCGGATGGCACCGCCGGCTCCCCCTCGGCGCGGCGAGTCTCCTCAATGCCCCCTTCGACCTGGCGCAGTTCGACTCTCTCTGGCTCACACCATGGGCGGACCGACTCCGGCCGGGCACGCCGGTTCTCTACGCGAGCCATAACCTGGAGGCCGATTGGCACAAGCCCCTGATCCTCCCTTTCCCCTTCCGGAAGAGACATGCCCGTTACCTGGCCGACCTGGAGAAATGGGCGCTCCGCCGCGCGGACCGCGTGGTGGCGGTTACCGAGGAGGACCGCGAAGCGTTCCTCCGTTTCGCCGGCATCCCCCGGGAACGCATTGACGTCATCCCTAACGGCTATGATCCCGAAAAGTTCAAGCCATCACCTCAGGAAGAACGTGAAGCGGCTCGGGTTTCCCTCGGGCTTCCTCGTGAGGGGAGAGTGGCGCTCTTCGCCGGCTCCCTGGTCCCTCCCAATGTAGAGGCGGTGGAAGCGATCCTGGACCGGATCGTCCCCGAGGCGCCTCGTGACATTCATTTCCTCATCGCCGGGAGCGCCGGGGAGCCCTTCCGGAAGAGGAGCGGCGGCCGCGTGCTGGTCACCGGCCGGGTCGACAGAATCGAGCCCTGTTTCCGGGCGGCGGACATCGGCCTGAACCCCATCCTCAGCGGGTCCGGTTCGAACGTGAAGGTGCTTCAGTACTTGGGGGCCGGCCTGGCGGTGCTCTCCACCCCTTTCGGGATGCGTGGGTTCGGAGAGCTGAAACGCTTCGCTTCCGTCGACCGGATCGATCGTTTTGCGTATCTTTTAAGAGAGGCGGCTCCCGACCCGGCCGCCACGGACTTCGTCCGGGAGCGCTATACCTGGGCACGGGCTTCCGCCCTTCTCGCCCGGGTTCACGACCGACTCCTGGGGCGAGTGAACGAACCGGGGGAAGGGGACGGCGCC from the Candidatus Eisenbacteria bacterium genome contains:
- a CDS encoding glycosyltransferase family 4 protein; protein product: MKRILGLSSIPPEPALGAGGERIREIYRHLPGGEYDGTLLALTGIRDGGGEERIGPLRIARVPSPTQTLFYYLERARVAPFFRVAGWHRRLPLGAASLLNAPFDLAQFDSLWLTPWADRLRPGTPVLYASHNLEADWHKPLILPFPFRKRHARYLADLEKWALRRADRVVAVTEEDREAFLRFAGIPRERIDVIPNGYDPEKFKPSPQEEREAARVSLGLPREGRVALFAGSLVPPNVEAVEAILDRIVPEAPRDIHFLIAGSAGEPFRKRSGGRVLVTGRVDRIEPCFRAADIGLNPILSGSGSNVKVLQYLGAGLAVLSTPFGMRGFGELKRFASVDRIDRFAYLLREAAPDPAATDFVRERYTWARASALLARVHDRLLGRVNEPGEGDGAPAGEE
- a CDS encoding glycosyltransferase; amino-acid sequence: MRGGRILYVDTGKAFGGAERVTLSLAGAFSASGADVLCVVDPGAASFRNSLLDAGVRVSAVAEASSRSLAAPLEEEVRRFRPDWVHIHRTWPLSDRHAAAAAKRGGAGRIIATEHVRSEGCGLRDRLAKRLLVRHDDRIVAVSDAVRRSLIRYWRVPAKRITVIPNGIDTARFRGALPLEPDPFPPGTTHRIGSIGRLERQKGFDVLLEAMTRIRAALPGAVLVIAGEGSRRADLEERAAGLGLGGAALFPGAIPDAAPFLARLDLFVLPSRWEGLPLTILEAMAAGTPIAATAVDGTAEAARDGREASLVPPEDPERLAAACVDALRDRAGALRRAEAARIRVEERHSLAGMVDRYREAYGW